Genomic segment of Synergistaceae bacterium:
CGGTGCAGTCAGTCAAGAATGTGCGCTTGAAATGGCAGAAGGCGCGATAAAAATTTATGACTCAGATTTTGCAGTGTCAGTAACAGGCATAGCAGGCCCTGACGGAGGAAGCGAATCAAAACCTGTCGGACTTGTTTATTTCGGTCTTGCGTCGCGTGAAAAGTCTGCTGCGTTCAAGAAAGTTTTTCCCGGCAATAGAAACGAGATTCGCACAAGGACTGTAAGATTTGCACTTGCTGAACTCTGGCGGACGATTCGAGATAATAACCCCTCGCCTGTATTATAATTATCGGGCAAAAAAATTATTTATGAAAAATGGGAAGTGATTAAACTGGCTAAAGCTGTAAAGAAAGCTGCACAAACAAAGGAACAAATTTTAGAGGAAGCAATCGGCGATATTCGCTCAAAATTTGGGGACGGCGCAATAATGAGACTCGGTGATACAGCAAATAAAAATATTGACGTGGTCTCTAGCGGGATTCTTCCTCTTGATGTTGCACTAGGAATCGGCGGTTATCCAAAGGGTAGAATCGTAGAAATTTTCGGGCCTGAAGGTTCAGGAAAAACGACAATTGCATTATGTGCGATCGCAGAAGTTCAGAAGGCCGGCGGTATTGCAGCATTTATTGACGCAGAACACGCACTTGACCCGCGACTCGCTTCGACTCTGGGCGTAAAAATTGAAGATTTGTATCTCGCACAACCTGACAGCGGCGAACAGGCTTTATACGTGTTAGATCAGCTTGTGAGAACCGGCGCAGTTGATATTGTAGTTGTTGATTCTGTTGCAGCTTTGACTCCTCAGGCAGAAATTGACGGACGAATCGGCGAGAGTCAAATGGGACTTCAGGCGCGTTTAATGTCGTATTCATTGAGAAGACTCGCTTCAATAATTGCGAAAACAAATTGCATCGTAGTATTTATTAATCAGTTAAGAGCGTTAATCTCAACAGGTTATGCACCCGGACCAAGTGAGACAACAACAGGCGGACGGGCGTTAAAATTTTATGCGTCAGTTAGACTCGAGGTCAGGCGCGGAAAGAAAATCGACAAAAGCGACGTTACAATCGGGCACGAGCTTTATTTAAAAGTTGTGAAAAATAAATTAGCTCCACCCTTCAGGACTGCACATGCAAGTTTAATTTACGGAAAAGGAATCCCCGTCGGCGTTGCAGTTGTTGATATGGCGATAGATTATAACGTGATCAACAAAAAAGGCGCGTGGCTTGCGTACAAAGGCGAGACTCTCGGACAAGGCAAAGAAGCTGTTGCAAAATTTTTGTCAGAGAATCCCGCGTTACAGGACGAAATTATGAAAGCTATCATGTCAGAAGTAAATAAAGGTATAGGCTACATGCCCGACGCAGCAGAATTAGCAGAATCAGAGTCCGACGACATACCGCCCGAAGAAGTTAATCCCGAAAATTTAGACTCTGAGTCAGATGATGAAATTCTTGATATTTCTGATGACGAGAAATAATTTATTAGCTCCCGGCTTATAATGAGTCGGGAAAAATTTTTTATGGGAGAGTGTGTGAACTTGATAAAAATTTTGTTCGTCTGTCATGGTAATATTTGCCGTTCACCGATGGCCGAATTTATCATGAAATATTTAGTGAAAGAGTCGGGCAACGAGGAGAAATTTTTTATAGAGTCAGCAGCTACAACAAATGACGAAATCGGCAATGACATTTACCCGAACGCAAAATCAGAGCTGAAGAAAAATTCTATACCGTTTGAACGCCGTCAAGCAAGAAAAATTAAGCGCAGTGATTATTCAAAGTGGGATTATATAATTTGTATGGACAATGAGAATTTAGACGATATTTTATACATAATGGGCGGCGATGAAGACAATAAAGTTAAATTGCTGCTCGATTTTACCGGAGAACATAAAGAAGTCTCAGACCCATGGTACACGAGAAATTTTGCGCTCGCTTATAGTGAAATTTATCGCGGGTGTAAGGCGTTATTGAAGCATTTAGAATCATGAATATTTATCGCAAATAAATAATTTCCGGCTGTAAAAAGATCTTCGCTTTCGAGTTCTAAATCATATCACATCATAATATTGACATCATGTCAGAATCAGATAAAATAATTGACACAGTGTCAGAATAAATCATAAAGCAAACGAGGTGAACGAATTGCAAAAAAATCGGCGTGATGAAATTATTAATGCCTGCGCAAAATTATACGAGTCTAAATCGTTCAGAGATATTACTATTAAAGACATTGCAGAGCTTTTAACGTTCGGGAGGTCTTCAATTTATAATTATTTCCAGACGAAAGAAGAAATTTTCTTAGCGTTATTGGCCCGCGAATATGATTTATGGACTCAAGAATTAAATTATGTAATTGACTCGCATGAAAAAATGACTCTTGATGAGATTGCGGAGACTCTAGCGCGTTCACTTGAGAATCGTGAGAGGCTGCTAAAACTTTTGTCAATGAATCATTTCGACATGGAAGCAAACAGCAGGCAGGACAGACTCACAGACTTTAAAGCGTCTTACGGAAATTCAATTAATGCTATATCACGGTGTCTGAAAAAATTTTGTCCGTCCTTGAGCGATAAGGGAGTGCAGGATTTTATTTATTCGTTCTTACCGTTTGTGTATGGGATTTATCCTTATGCTGTAGTTACGGAAAAACAGCGCGAGGCCATGAAAGCAGCTAATATAAATTATCGTTACATGACAATTTACGAGCTTGCATACAATTGCACGAAAAAATTATTATTCAATCAGGAGGAAAATTTACAATGTCAGCAAAAATCGCTTTAGGTGCATGGGCTTGGGGCAATGACGGAACTTTTGGCAATAATTTCACTGAGTCAGACCTTCGCCCCATCTTTGACGCAGCTATGAAAGCAGGTTTTAATTTATGGGACACTGCATTTGTTTACGGTATGGGAAAATCTGAGGAAGTTCTCGGGAAATTTTTACGCACAGTCAAGCGCGAAAGTTATTTAATCTCTACAAAATTTACGCCTCAATGTGCAAATTTAGAGTCAGCTAATCCCGTTATTGACATGTACGAGCAAAGCGCAAAGAGACTCGGCACAGAATTTATTGACTATTTCTGGATTCATAATCCCGTCGGCGCACCTGAATGGACAAAAAAATTAATTCCCCTCGCTAAGTCAGGCAAAATCGGCAAAATCGGTCTCTCAAATCACAATCTCGCAGAAATAAATCAAGCTCAAGAAATTTTACACGCAGAGGGACTCAAGATTTCAGCGATCCAGAATCATTATAGTTTATTAAACCGTTCGTCGGAAAATTCCGGGATTCTTGACTGGTGCAGGGAAAATAATTCTGAATTTTTCTCGTACATGGTCTTAGAGCAGGGAGCTTTATCCGGCAAATATGACACTTCGCACCCGTTCCCAAAAGACAGCGCGCGCGGACAAGTTTATAATCCCGTTTTAGGCGAGCTGGAGAAATTGAATCGCGCAATAAAAGAAATCGCAGACTCTCATAATGTCAACGTCGCACAAATCCCAGTAGCATGGGCAATCGCAAAAGGTACGCTCCCGATTCTTGGTGTAACGAAAACAAGCCATATCGATGACGCAGTAAAGGCCGTAAATCTGAAACTTGACTCAAGCGAAATTAAAGCACTCGAATCACTCGCAGATAAAGCAGAAATTAACACGATTCGAGTCTGGGAAAAGGAGATGAAATAATTTCATGAAAGTTTTTGCGCTGATTCTATTGTGTGTTGCATTTATCACAAATTCTGCGTTTGCTCACGAAATTTTTTCGCCCGATAATAAAACTTTGAAGGTTCATGTTGCGTTACTTCAGGCCAAGCCCGGAAAATTACCGGAAATGGCCGCGATTAGTGCACGAACTGTAGCGAAATTTACGCCCTATGAGTCGGGATCTTATGCGCTTTACGGTGCAATAGACAAGAACAACCCCGATTTAATGCGAATACTGGAAATCTACGAGGACGAAGCAGCCTATCAGATTCACAGGTCAAGTGAAGGCTTTAAAAGTTTTATCGATGAACGCAAAAATATTCTTGAGAGCTTAAATTTTTTAGAGCTTGACCCTATAATCTTGCAGCAAAAATCTAGCGGTGTAGGCCATGAATTTATCATGAATATATTTGATGTAGCATCAGATAAGTTAGACGAGTTCAAATCGTTAATGACTCAAGAATTTTCGCGCGCAATAGCTCAGGAGCCGGGAGTCTTGGCTTTATTTGCAGGCACGGAAAAAGGCGGCAAGTCATACAGGATTTACACGTTCGAGATTTACGAGAATAATGAGTCAAAGCAGAAATATTTTGACTCAGAAAAATATAAAATTTACAGAAAGAAGGTCGACTCATTCATGACAGATCGCAAAGAAATTCAGAATCAACCGGCAAACGTCAATTTAAGCGCAAAGGGACTCCACCTCGACCCATCACAGGCAAATTTAAGCGCATTCCCGCTCGGAGAACCTAATAACGCCTATGCACAATATTTTGACGGACAAAGCTATTTATCAATTATTTCACGCGAGCAGGTTTTTATCGCAAACGTAACATTTGAGCCGGGCTGCCGTAATCATTGGCACATTCATCACGCAAAAAGCGGAGGCGGTCAAATTTTAGTAGTTGTTTCCGGACGAGGTTATTATCAGGAATGGGGCAAACCCGCGCAGGAATTAAAACCGGGAGATGTCGTGAATATTCCCGCAAATGTCAAACACTGGCACGGAGCAGCAAAAGACTCATGGTTCCAGCATTTAGCAGTAGAAGTAGCCGGCGAAGAGACTTCAAATGAGTGGTGCGAGCCTGTGTCGCCTGAAGAGTATTCAAGACTCAAATAATGAGCGGTAAATTAATTTTGTACGTTCACGGGCTTGGCGGTAATTTTTCAGAAGCTGAACACTACAAGAAAATTTGCCCCGGTTTTGACATTATCGGCGTTGATTATGATAATTATTTGCCGTGGGAAGTTCAGGAGACAATAAAAAATTGCTACGACGAAGCCCGGAAAAATTATAAATTTATTTACGTCCTCGCAAACAGTATCGGCGCATATTTTGCCATGCACGCGCTGAAAAACTGCGAAATCGTGAAAGCATTATTTATATCGCCCGTTCTTGATATGGAAAATGTTATATTAAATATGATGACTCGTGCGGGAATATCAGAAAGTTTTTTGCGCGAAAAAGGAGAATTTATCACGGACTCCGGCGAGGTTTTGTCATGGAAATATTTGACTTTTGTGCGCGAGAATCCTATTAAATGGCAGGTACCGACAGAAATTTTATATGCCTCAAACGATAATATAACTTCGCGCAAAATAGTAGATAAATTTATAAGCTCTCATAATGCAAGACTTACTGTGATGGAAAACGGCGAGCATTATTTTCACACGGAAGAGCAGATTAATTTTTTGAATCAATGGCTTAGAAAGGTTGTGCAGTCATGAAAAAATTTTTGTTAGGAGTGTTAATCATCATGTCAATAACTTCAAGTGCATTTGCGAATCTCGATGAATTTCGCGCGACGGATCCCGAATTTGCGGAGTTCTTCACAAATTTTGCTGGTGTCGAAGTCGTCAATCAAAGCAAGTTAGACCCTCGTACGCGTTATATGGCAATTGTCGCGACTCTTTTAGGCTGTCAGGGCGTTGACGAGTTCAAAGCGATTTTGCCCGAAGCAGTGAAGGCCGGTTTAACTCCGTCAGAATGCAAAGAAATAATTTATCAAGGTACAGCATATTTAGGAATCGGCAGGACAAGACCGTTTTTGAAGGCTGCTAATGAAATTTTTGAATCACTCGGCGTAAAATTACCGTTAGAAGGCGCGTCAACTACAACACCGGACACACGAGTCCAAGCTGGCAACGACGCACAAGTAAAAATTTTCGGCGACGGCATGAAAGGTTTTCAAGACTCCGGCCCTGAAGACACACGGCACATAAATAAATGGCTTGCGGGAAATTGTTTCGGTGATTATTACACGAGAAAAAATTTAGACCTTAGACAGCGCGAATTAATCACGTTCTGCTATATTGCTGCTCAGGGAGGCTGCGAGGCTCAATTAACTGCTCATGCACGCGGTAATATGAACATGGGAAATGATAAAGATTTCTTAATTGACGTAATTTCTCAATGTCTGCCGTATATAGGCTATCCCAGAAGTCTAAATGCTATTTCGTGCGTTCGTAAAGCTGCAGGAGAATAAATCATGAGAGAAATATTTATTTGCGCGTTCATATTAATTTTTGCGTCGGGTGCATTTGCGGGTGATGATTTTGTTCACGTCAAGGGCGGAAGTTTCTTAATGGGCAGTCCCGAGTCTGAAAATTGGCGCAGTGATGACGAGTTACAGCACAAAGTTAATTTAACAGATTTCTATATTGCTCCCCGTGAAGTTACCCAGTCAGAGTATAAAAAGTTAATGGGTGAGAATCCTTCAAGTTTTACCGGAGATAATAAACCCGTTGAAAATGTTTCGTGGCTCGACGCTGTGAAATTCTGCAACGCTAAGAGTAAATCAGAAAATTTAACGCCCGTTTATGAGATTGACGGAAATAAAGTAACTTGGAATCTTTCAGCAGACGGCTACAGACTCCCGACTGAAGCAGAATGGGAATTTGCATGCAGGGCCGGAACTGTAACACCCTTCAATCTTGAACACTCAATCGACGCTGACGAAGCAAATTTTTACGGCCATTACCCGTATGAAATCGAGGAAAATTATTTCTCGCAAAGCAAATTAACGGCCAAGCCCGGAATTTATCGCGGTGAAACTGTCAATGTTGCGAGCTTTACTCCGAATAAATTAGGACTCTATGACATGCACGGAAATGTTGCAGAATGGTGCTGGGACGTTTACGGCTCTTACTCACCAAACGAACAGAATAACCCGACAGGCCCGGAGTCAGGAACAAGGCGGGTCAACCGCGGCGGAGGATGGAACGATTTTGCGAAAAATATGCGTTCTGCGTATAGAGCTGCAGCACCTCAAGAGAGAAAATTATATAATGTAGGCTTCAGACTCGCACGAGGAGCAATAGGCACGGGATTAATTACGAGTCAGGCAATGCAGGAAAGCTCGCGGACAGGCAAGAAAATTTTAATTGCTTACTTCACATGGAGCGGCAACACTCAAGGAATCGCCTATGAATTACAGAAACAAACCGGAGCAGACATTTTCGAGATTTCGCCCGTAAATGAATACTCAGAAAGTTATAATACTGTTTTACGTCAGGCACAGCAGGATCAGCGCAGACAAGCAAGACCCAAATTAAGGAATCACGTCAAAAATTTTGATGATTACGATATTATAATGCTTGGTTATCCTAACTGGTGGGCTTCGATTCCTATGCCGATAGCTTCATTTTTGCAGGAATATAATTTTGCGGGAAAAACTATAATGCCGTTCTGTTCACATGGCGGCGGAAGATTCGGACAGAGTCTAACTGCGATTGCAAAACTTGCTCCAAATTCTGTAATAACTGAAGGCTTGTCTGTTCATTATTCCGGAGGCAGCAGCTTAAAATCTGATATTGCAAAGTGGTTAGCTGATAATAAATAGTAATCATTAACGCAGGCCGGTGAAATAATTTTCTCTGACCTGCAAAATTTTTATTTACTTGCCTGACTTGATCTCGTTCCAAAATTTTATGCTTCCGTTATGTGTAGGAATTTTTTCGGGAAGTGCTGTATCAGGTGTTAATTCGCTCATGTCCTCAACTTTTGCGGTTAAAGACTCTTTATTGTCCCATATTGCTTTATTCAGCGCATAAACAAGTGAGTCCGGCAAATCTTTACGAATCACTATGCATGTGAAATCACCGATTGTTTTTACGGGTTCAAGCACTGATTTATAGATTCCCGGTTCGATCTCAAGTGTTACAGTTCCATATGCGTCAGAAAGTTTATTCAACGCTTCTTGACTCACCGGCAGCAAAATTATATCAGTGCGGGACTCTATGCTTGTTACTATCGGCGCAATTTTCCCGACCGAGAACGCAAAGCAGTCAAGGTGATTATCAACGAGTAAATCTGCTCCGGCTTCGTAGGAAAAATATTCGACACTTCCTCCGATTGACGCAAAAAATTTCTTGTAATCGACTCCGAATGCTTTATCGAATAAGGCCTTAATCACAAATTCTGAACTTGTGCCGGGCTTGAGAGTCGCGAATCTCACTGCGATTTTGTTATTAATTATGTCATCGAGGGACTTAATTTTATTTTTCGCGGCAAAATCTTTTCTCACGATAAAATATGTGTACTGAGTATATAAATTTGTCATGATTACTGCGTTGTTTACTGCACGGCCTCTGAAATCTGACTCGCCCTTGAGTGCTGCTCCCAATAATGATGTTACAGAGAAGCCGAAATCTGACCTTCTTGCGTGAGTGTTCAAAATGTTAGATACTCCTGCACCTGACGCGCTTATTGTCTCAGGAAGTCCGGAGCTTGTGAAAATTTCTGATAGTGCCGCGCCGAGAGTCTCCCAATTTCCGCCCTTAGGCCCTGACATAAATCTTAAATGCGACGGCCAGTCAGATTCGCTGCTATATGATGATGACGCAATTAATAATACTAGAGTCAGCGCGATAAATAATCGTTTCATGCTAAAAATTTCCTCCCGTCATAAAATATGTGATATAAAATTTTACAGGATATAATATAAATCGTGAATAAAAATTTTTCATGAGCTTTTGCAATGACTCAATGCTATAATACTTATTTGTGAAAATATAAATTGTAAATATTGGAGGAATATTTTATCATGGCTAAATTTTGTGAATGCTGCGGAAGAGGTCCGGTCTCCGGAAACGCTGTAAGCCATTCTAATAGACACACAAGAAGACGCTGGATGATTAATCTTCAGACAGTAAAAGTTGATGCGGGCGACGGTTCATACTTTAAGGCCAGAGTCTGCACAAAGTGTCTCAAGTCCGGCTACGTCAAGAGGGCTGTTAATGCAAATTAAGCGCGTTGAAAATATTTGTTCGCCTGACTCGTTGTTATTATTATTGCATGAGGGCGAAAAAATTTCAGGTCTTAATCACGAAATCTGCGAAATAGTAGAGACTCTCACCGCCAGAAAAGATTTTACCGGCAAAAAAGGGAGTCTCTTGCGTGTTCCGTTAGTTGAGGGAAATTTATATTTGGTAGGACTTGGAAAGCGCGAAGACTGCAATTTAAATATTATCCGCAATTCTCTTGCGTCGGGATTCCGTAAAATTGGCAACGATCACAATAAAAGCGTATTTGTGCACCTCTCGAACCTGAAAGATTTTGACTCGTTGAGCCTTGCATTGGGTGAAGCTGCCGGTTTATGTGCGTACAAGTTCGATAAATACAAGTCTAAGGCTGATGATTACGAACCTTTTGCGCTAGAAGAGATTTATACGGACATTTACGAGCCGGAAAAGTTTTCTAGCGGGTTAATATTTGCCGAGTCACAGATTTATTCGCGTGAACTTGCAAACGAGCCGGGCTGCGTCATAACTCCTGAAGTACTTGCGGATAAAGCTCAAGAACTCGCGAAAAATTTAAATCTCACCTGCGAAATTTGGGACGAGAAAAAATTAGAATCCGAGAAAATGGGCGCGTTACTTGCAGTCGGCAAAGGTTCAAAGAATCCCCCTCGATTAATTCATTTGACGTACAAACCTGCAAATCCCGCAAAAAAAATAGTCTTCGTCGGTAAAGGTATAACATTTGACAGTGGCGGATTAAATATCAAGCCCGATCAATTTATGCTAACAATGAAAGGCGACAAAACCGGAGCTTGCAACGTTCTGGGAATCTTGAAGGGTGCTGCTGAATTAAATTTAAATCTTGAAGTTCATGGAATTTTAGCGGCTGCCGAGAATATGCCCTCAGGAAATGCATACAAGCCCGATGATATTATTTGCGCGAGAAACGGGAAAACTATAGAAATTAACAACACTGACGCAGAGGGGAGACTCGTTCTTGCTGATGCTTTGTGCGTTGCCAGCGAGTTAAAACCTGATGCAATTATCGACATGGCAACATTGACGGGAGCTTGTGCCGTTGCTCTAGGAAAAAATCGGGCAGGTTTATTTGCGAATGATGAAGAGCTTGCAAAAAATTTGCTTGATTCGTCGATTAAGAGCGGCGAGTCTTACTGGAGAATGCCGTTAGAAGATGACATTATTTCAGAGTCGTTAAAGTCTCCGTTTGCTGATTTAGTGAATTGCGGCGAGAGATATGGCGGTGCGATATTTGCTGCTTTGTTCCTGAAAGAGTTTATCAGCGAAAATATTGCATGGGCACACATGGATATAGCCGGCGTTGATTTTATTGACAAGGAGCGCGGAATTTATTGCAGGGGTGCAAGCGCATTCGGAGTTAGAACTTGTTTAAATTATCTTTGCGGGAGTAATTAATTATGTCTTATATAAGTAGAAATACCCCCCCCGATTAGGTAATTTACGCAAAAATTTAAGAGTTTATAACCGTGAAAGTTTTGCAGTCATAAAAGGCTGTGAGGCTCTCACGGTTTTTTTGTGCGCGTTCATACAGGAGTGTTAATTATGAACATAAAATTAGATATTCCGGAAAATTTTTATTACGGCGAAGAAAGGTGCGGCTATTATGTCAGTCCGGAAATGAAAAGAGTCTGGGCGGTTGAGCTTGATTTAATTGCGGAATTTGCGCGGGTCTGCGAGAAGTATAATATTAAGTGGTACGCGGACTCAGGGACGTTATTAGGTGCAGCGCGTCATAAAGGTTTTATTCCGTGGGATGATGACGTTGACTTGGCTGTAATGCGCGAGGATTATAATAAATTGCTTGATGTTGCGGATAAAGAATTTAAGCAGCCTTATGCATTGATAACAGCAAAGACTCACGAAAGAGGAAGATTATTATCATTTGCCAAACTCTGTAATGAAGAAACTACAATAATCGAAGGCCGTACGCGTTTATTAATGGATTCGGGAATAAAAAATTTAAATTTTTCGCAGGGAATATTTATAGATATTTTTCCGCTGGATAACATACCTGATGACAGGGAAGCAGCATTAAAATTTATTAATAAGTCGGACAAATTTTCGCTGAAGACAGAAAAAATACTAAAGTTGACAGATTTATATATTCCATCGCCTAATTTGTTGAAGAGACCCATGAAATATATAATTTCCCGCCTCTTATCAAAATATGATTACGGCCATAAAACTCTAGCAAAATTTATTGATATAATTACGTCATACAAAGATTTTAACAGCGAATATGTTGCAAAACTGGTGTGTTTGTGGGAAGCTGATTTTCTTTCGCGCATGGTTTTGGAGCGTTCAGAATTTGATAACCCTGTTTATTTATCGTTTGAGACTCTAAATATTCCAGCCCCATCCGGTTGGGAAAAAATATTAAATAAATATTACGGCGACTGGCACAAATATTATATAAGGGAAAGACACGGCAATTTTTATGACACAGAACACTCATATAAATATTACACAGAAGAAGGCCACCCGATCGATAAATAAAAATGGAGTTATATTAAATCCCAAGCCCGGAGAGGGAGAAAAGATGAAAATATTGCAAAATCTGCCGTGAAAATTTAAAATTGTCTAGAAATATTGTGATACATAACGAAAGGATCTGAAATTTTACCATGCCGAAATTAAGTGATAGAGTCGGCACATTCACAGACTCAGTTATCCGCCGAATGACAAGAATCAGCAACAAATACGGCGCAATTAATTTATCGCAGGGTTTCCCCGACTGGGATCCGCCCAAAGAAATGCTTGACTCACTCGCAAAGGCAGCTTATACAGGCCCTCATCAGTATGCTATAACTTTCGGAGCTAAAAATTTCCGTGATGCAGTATGCGAGAAACAAAGCAAAGCTATAGGCCATGAAATTGACCCCGAAACAGAAATAGTTATCACATGCGGAAGTACTGAAGCTATGATGTCAGCAATGATGACAATCTGCAACCCCGGCGATAAAGTTATGGTCTTCTCGCCATTTTACGAAAACTACGGAGCAGACGCAATTTTATCAGGAGCAACACCGATTTATATTCCGTTAGTGCCGCCGACATACGATTTTGACATAAAATTAATTGAACAGGGATTCAAAGACGGCGCAAAAGCTATAGT
This window contains:
- a CDS encoding low molecular weight phosphotyrosine protein phosphatase; translation: MSREKFFMGECVNLIKILFVCHGNICRSPMAEFIMKYLVKESGNEEKFFIESAATTNDEIGNDIYPNAKSELKKNSIPFERRQARKIKRSDYSKWDYIICMDNENLDDILYIMGGDEDNKVKLLLDFTGEHKEVSDPWYTRNFALAYSEIYRGCKALLKHLES
- a CDS encoding TetR/AcrR family transcriptional regulator, translated to MQKNRRDEIINACAKLYESKSFRDITIKDIAELLTFGRSSIYNYFQTKEEIFLALLAREYDLWTQELNYVIDSHEKMTLDEIAETLARSLENRERLLKLLSMNHFDMEANSRQDRLTDFKASYGNSINAISRCLKKFCPSLSDKGVQDFIYSFLPFVYGIYPYAVVTEKQREAMKAANINYRYMTIYELAYNCTKKLLFNQEENLQCQQKSL
- a CDS encoding 50S ribosomal protein L28 → MAKFCECCGRGPVSGNAVSHSNRHTRRRWMINLQTVKVDAGDGSYFKARVCTKCLKSGYVKRAVNAN
- a CDS encoding TAXI family TRAP transporter solute-binding subunit, with protein sequence MKRLFIALTLVLLIASSSYSSESDWPSHLRFMSGPKGGNWETLGAALSEIFTSSGLPETISASGAGVSNILNTHARRSDFGFSVTSLLGAALKGESDFRGRAVNNAVIMTNLYTQYTYFIVRKDFAAKNKIKSLDDIINNKIAVRFATLKPGTSSEFVIKALFDKAFGVDYKKFFASIGGSVEYFSYEAGADLLVDNHLDCFAFSVGKIAPIVTSIESRTDIILLPVSQEALNKLSDAYGTVTLEIEPGIYKSVLEPVKTIGDFTCIVIRKDLPDSLVYALNKAIWDNKESLTAKVEDMSELTPDTALPEKIPTHNGSIKFWNEIKSGK
- a CDS encoding SUMF1/EgtB/PvdO family nonheme iron enzyme, with the translated sequence MREIFICAFILIFASGAFAGDDFVHVKGGSFLMGSPESENWRSDDELQHKVNLTDFYIAPREVTQSEYKKLMGENPSSFTGDNKPVENVSWLDAVKFCNAKSKSENLTPVYEIDGNKVTWNLSADGYRLPTEAEWEFACRAGTVTPFNLEHSIDADEANFYGHYPYEIEENYFSQSKLTAKPGIYRGETVNVASFTPNKLGLYDMHGNVAEWCWDVYGSYSPNEQNNPTGPESGTRRVNRGGGWNDFAKNMRSAYRAAAPQERKLYNVGFRLARGAIGTGLITSQAMQESSRTGKKILIAYFTWSGNTQGIAYELQKQTGADIFEISPVNEYSESYNTVLRQAQQDQRRQARPKLRNHVKNFDDYDIIMLGYPNWWASIPMPIASFLQEYNFAGKTIMPFCSHGGGRFGQSLTAIAKLAPNSVITEGLSVHYSGGSSLKSDIAKWLADNK
- a CDS encoding leucyl aminopeptidase, yielding MQIKRVENICSPDSLLLLLHEGEKISGLNHEICEIVETLTARKDFTGKKGSLLRVPLVEGNLYLVGLGKREDCNLNIIRNSLASGFRKIGNDHNKSVFVHLSNLKDFDSLSLALGEAAGLCAYKFDKYKSKADDYEPFALEEIYTDIYEPEKFSSGLIFAESQIYSRELANEPGCVITPEVLADKAQELAKNLNLTCEIWDEKKLESEKMGALLAVGKGSKNPPRLIHLTYKPANPAKKIVFVGKGITFDSGGLNIKPDQFMLTMKGDKTGACNVLGILKGAAELNLNLEVHGILAAAENMPSGNAYKPDDIICARNGKTIEINNTDAEGRLVLADALCVASELKPDAIIDMATLTGACAVALGKNRAGLFANDEELAKNLLDSSIKSGESYWRMPLEDDIISESLKSPFADLVNCGERYGGAIFAALFLKEFISENIAWAHMDIAGVDFIDKERGIYCRGASAFGVRTCLNYLCGSN
- a CDS encoding cupin domain-containing protein, with the protein product MTDRKEIQNQPANVNLSAKGLHLDPSQANLSAFPLGEPNNAYAQYFDGQSYLSIISREQVFIANVTFEPGCRNHWHIHHAKSGGGQILVVVSGRGYYQEWGKPAQELKPGDVVNIPANVKHWHGAAKDSWFQHLAVEVAGEETSNEWCEPVSPEEYSRLK
- a CDS encoding LicD family protein, with the translated sequence MNIKLDIPENFYYGEERCGYYVSPEMKRVWAVELDLIAEFARVCEKYNIKWYADSGTLLGAARHKGFIPWDDDVDLAVMREDYNKLLDVADKEFKQPYALITAKTHERGRLLSFAKLCNEETTIIEGRTRLLMDSGIKNLNFSQGIFIDIFPLDNIPDDREAALKFINKSDKFSLKTEKILKLTDLYIPSPNLLKRPMKYIISRLLSKYDYGHKTLAKFIDIITSYKDFNSEYVAKLVCLWEADFLSRMVLERSEFDNPVYLSFETLNIPAPSGWEKILNKYYGDWHKYYIRERHGNFYDTEHSYKYYTEEGHPIDK
- a CDS encoding aldo/keto reductase, with product MSAKIALGAWAWGNDGTFGNNFTESDLRPIFDAAMKAGFNLWDTAFVYGMGKSEEVLGKFLRTVKRESYLISTKFTPQCANLESANPVIDMYEQSAKRLGTEFIDYFWIHNPVGAPEWTKKLIPLAKSGKIGKIGLSNHNLAEINQAQEILHAEGLKISAIQNHYSLLNRSSENSGILDWCRENNSEFFSYMVLEQGALSGKYDTSHPFPKDSARGQVYNPVLGELEKLNRAIKEIADSHNVNVAQIPVAWAIAKGTLPILGVTKTSHIDDAVKAVNLKLDSSEIKALESLADKAEINTIRVWEKEMK
- the recA gene encoding recombinase RecA encodes the protein MAKAVKKAAQTKEQILEEAIGDIRSKFGDGAIMRLGDTANKNIDVVSSGILPLDVALGIGGYPKGRIVEIFGPEGSGKTTIALCAIAEVQKAGGIAAFIDAEHALDPRLASTLGVKIEDLYLAQPDSGEQALYVLDQLVRTGAVDIVVVDSVAALTPQAEIDGRIGESQMGLQARLMSYSLRRLASIIAKTNCIVVFINQLRALISTGYAPGPSETTTGGRALKFYASVRLEVRRGKKIDKSDVTIGHELYLKVVKNKLAPPFRTAHASLIYGKGIPVGVAVVDMAIDYNVINKKGAWLAYKGETLGQGKEAVAKFLSENPALQDEIMKAIMSEVNKGIGYMPDAAELAESESDDIPPEEVNPENLDSESDDEILDISDDEK
- a CDS encoding carboxymuconolactone decarboxylase family protein, producing MSITSSAFANLDEFRATDPEFAEFFTNFAGVEVVNQSKLDPRTRYMAIVATLLGCQGVDEFKAILPEAVKAGLTPSECKEIIYQGTAYLGIGRTRPFLKAANEIFESLGVKLPLEGASTTTPDTRVQAGNDAQVKIFGDGMKGFQDSGPEDTRHINKWLAGNCFGDYYTRKNLDLRQRELITFCYIAAQGGCEAQLTAHARGNMNMGNDKDFLIDVISQCLPYIGYPRSLNAISCVRKAAGE